A portion of the Pithys albifrons albifrons isolate INPA30051 chromosome 1, PitAlb_v1, whole genome shotgun sequence genome contains these proteins:
- the RPL8 gene encoding large ribosomal subunit protein uL2, whose amino-acid sequence MGRVIRGQRKGAGSVFRAHVKHRKGPAKLRAVDFAERHGYIKGIVKDIIHDPGRGAPLAKIAFRDPYRFKKRTELFIAAEGIHTGQFVYCGKKAQLNIGNVLPVGTMPEGTIVCCLEEKPGDRGKLARASGNYATVISHNPETKKTRVKLPSGSKKVISSANRAVVGIVAGGGRIDKPILKAGRAYHKYKAKRNCWPRVRGVAMNPVEHPFGGGNHQHIGKPSTIRRDAPAGRKVGLIAARRTGRLRGTKTVQEKEN is encoded by the exons ATGGGCCGCGTCATCCGCGGGCAGAGGAAGGGCGCGGGCTCCGTGTTCCGGGCACACGTGAAGCACAGGAAGGGCCCCGCCAAGCTCCGCGCCGTGGACTTCGCCGAGCGGCACGGCTACATCAAGGGCATCGTCAAG GACATCATCCACGACCCGGGCCGGGGCGCTCCGCTGGCCAAGATCGCGTTCCGTGACCCGTACCGGTTCAAGAAGCGCACGGAGCTGTTCATCGCCGCCGAGGGCATCCACACCGGCCAGTTCGTGTACTGCGGCAAGAAAG CTCAGCTGAACATCGGGAATGTCCTGCCCGTGGGCACCATGCCAGAAGGCACCATCGTGTGCTGCCTGGAGGAGAAGCCTGGTGACCGTGGCAAGCTGGCACGTGCCTCTGGGAACTACGCCACAGTCATCTCTCACAACCCTGAAACAAAGAAGACCAGAGTGAAGCTGCCTTCTGGCTCCAAGAAAGTGATCTCCTCTGCAAACAGAGCTGTTGTTG GAATTGTTGCCGGCGGAGGCCGTATTGACAAGCCCATCCTGAAGGCTGGCAGGGCCTACCACAAGTACAAGGCGAAGAGAAACTGCTGGCCACGTGTCCGTGGTGTGGCCATGAAC CCTGTAGAACATCCCTTCGGAGGGGGTAACCACCAGCACATCGGGAAGCCCTCGACCATCCGCAGAGACGCTCCCGCCGGGCGCAAGGTCGGTCTCATCGCTGCCCGTCGCACAGGCAGGCTGAGGGGAACAAAGACtgtgcaggagaaggagaactAA